In the genome of Gemmatimonas sp., one region contains:
- a CDS encoding Uma2 family endonuclease, whose protein sequence is MPIANERRWSVDDVWALPDDGNRYETVDGELLVSPTPRFVHQRAVARSGVLLSGYVTAERLGEVLWSPYDVVLDPFTLVQPDILVIAPVGPDVVRGDVRPPVPFLAIEVLSPSTARADRLRKRPRYQQAGIECWLVDLDSELIERWTVDAERPEVCGEQLVWSPPGARSPFVLEVAAFMRQVLGPVRDAGA, encoded by the coding sequence ATGCCGATCGCGAACGAGCGTCGCTGGTCTGTGGATGACGTGTGGGCGTTGCCGGACGACGGCAATCGCTACGAGACCGTGGACGGGGAACTGCTGGTGAGCCCCACGCCGCGGTTCGTGCATCAGCGAGCGGTCGCCCGCAGTGGCGTTCTGCTGAGCGGGTACGTCACGGCTGAGCGTCTGGGCGAAGTCTTGTGGTCGCCGTATGACGTCGTGCTCGATCCGTTCACCCTCGTGCAGCCCGATATCCTGGTGATCGCCCCGGTCGGCCCCGACGTGGTTCGTGGCGATGTCCGTCCTCCGGTGCCGTTTCTGGCCATCGAGGTCTTGTCGCCCTCCACGGCACGTGCCGATCGGTTGCGCAAGCGGCCGCGCTACCAGCAGGCGGGGATTGAGTGCTGGCTGGTGGACCTCGATTCCGAGCTGATCGAACGGTGGACAGTCGATGCGGAGCGACCGGAGGTGTGTGGCGAGCAGCTCGTGTGGTCTCCTCCTGGCGCCCGGTCGCCGTTCGTACTCGAGGTGGCGGCATTCATGCGGCAGGTACTCGGGCCCGTGCGCGACGCGGGGGCGTAG